Genomic window (Marinobacter fonticola):
TGGCTAATACGCCCACGTAGCCGAGAATCGATAACTGGTAGCCCGAATCGCTAGGGCTAGCGGCGACGAAAGGCGCTTCCAGGTAGTCCTTGCCAATCGCCGTGTTGGGTAGGGCGACATCCAGGGCTGGCACCTGGCGGATAATCCAGGCGGTGAAGGTATTGCTGTTCGGACCCGGCCAGGCCTCGTAGGTACGCTGGAACGGGTAGTCCTCGATGGCCTGTTGGATTTGGGGAATCAATGGGGCCGCTTGCTCGCCCCGGATGTCGGCGATCAGCACAGGTTCGCTGCCATACCAGGCGGTATCCGGTTCGGCGGGCCGTGAGCGCACCTTCTGGCTACCCCAGCCGGTCACTTCATGAACCCAGTAAGTCGACGCGCCTTCTTCTTTGGTGGCAATCCAGGTGTGCACCGCAAAGTAACCGCGCCAACCGAATGCACGGGCATGGTAAACCTGAACGATCGCGCCTGGCTCTTTATCCGGCAAAGGGGCGATCCCGGCGCTGGAGCGGTCGGCGTTATACCAGGTGTCTTGGGTATCGAAGCCGCTGCAGGCCGCGACTAGGAGTGGCCCGGCGAGGAGCACGGCAAGCAACAGCACGAAGCGGATCGTTAAGCGGAGTGTGAATAGGGCGTGCTTCTTCATGGGTCCATGGCGATTATGGCGGATAGGCCGTTCTATGCGAGACGTGTTCCGGATTGACGTAAGACGGACAGAAATCGATTGGACCGGCGCGGCAGACAATGGTTCCGCGGATCGTCTGTGCGGAGTGAGCCGAGACGCGCTGCCTGGAAAGTCGCGATGCGCTAGACGAAACGATCGATTGCTACAACACTGAAGCAGGAGAAGTGAGCGCCGCAGACTCTATGCAGGAGCGATTCTTAATGAAAGAGACAGGGAGCTTCATCGCGCGGGCGGCGTGGTGCGTTGCCGGTATGCTCATGCCTGTTTTCGCAAGCTCGCAGCCGAGCGAGAGGGATGAACACGCGTCTTCCGAGTCCGCGGCCGAATCGCAGAGGGAGTCCCCCTGGGTGGTTGCGCCGAAATTCAGCAGTGACCCCAAAGTCGGCACGTCATTGGGCTTTCTGGCGGGATACTTGTTCAAGCTTGACC
Coding sequences:
- a CDS encoding DUF3750 domain-containing protein codes for the protein MKKHALFTLRLTIRFVLLLAVLLAGPLLVAACSGFDTQDTWYNADRSSAGIAPLPDKEPGAIVQVYHARAFGWRGYFAVHTWIATKEEGASTYWVHEVTGWGSQKVRSRPAEPDTAWYGSEPVLIADIRGEQAAPLIPQIQQAIEDYPFQRTYEAWPGPNSNTFTAWIIRQVPALDVALPNTAIGKDYLEAPFVAASPSDSGYQLSILGYVGVLASVREGLELNVLGLSFGVDPLALAIKLPGVGQLGLLEPWQPESGKIDEVAVTE